The following are from one region of the Salminus brasiliensis chromosome 14, fSalBra1.hap2, whole genome shotgun sequence genome:
- the hsd17b10 gene encoding 3-hydroxyacyl-CoA dehydrogenase type-2, which produces MANIRSVKSMVGLVTGGASGLGRATVERLLRQGASAVILDLPSSDGHKVATDLGDRCAFAPADVTSESEVRAAVDLAKEKFGRLDLVVNCAGIAVAAKTYNFKKDVPHTLEDFSRVVTVNIAGTFNVIRLAVGEMGKNEPDADGHRGCIINTASVAAFDGQVGQAAYSASKGGIVGMTLPIARDLAPVGIRVVTIAPGLFSTPLLAGLPEKVQNFLARQVPFPSRLGDPAEFAHLVTSIAENPMLNGEIIRLDGAIRMQP; this is translated from the exons ATGGCGAACATCAGAAGTGTCAAG AGTATGGTGGGTTTGGTTACAGGAGGTGCCTCAGGTCTGGGCAGAGCCACAGTGGAAAGGCTACTCAGGCAAGGAGCCAGTGCTGTGATCCTGGACCTACCTAGCTCAGACGGACACAAGGTGGCCACTGATCTGGGGGACCGCTGTGCTTTTGCTCCAGCTGAT GTAACGTCAGAGTCAGAGGTACGGGCAGCTGTGGATTTGGCTAAAGAAAAGTTTGGCCGATTGGACTTGGTGGTGAACTGTGCTGGCATTGCAGTAGCCGCCAAGACGTACAACTTCAAAAAAGATGTTCCTCACACTCTGGAGGACTTCAGCCGGGTTGTCACT GTGAATATTGCTGGCACTTTTAATGTGATAAGGCTGGCAGTTGGGGAGATGGGCAAAAATGAACCAGACGCTGATGGACACAGAGGCTGCATTATCAACACAGCCAGCGTAGCAGCTTTTGATGGGCAG GTGGGCCAGGCTGCATACTCTGCTTCTAAAGGCGGCATCGTGGGAATGACTCTTCCAATCGCCCGAGACCTTGCCCCTGTGGGCATCCGTGTTGTCACCATTGCCCCAG GTTTATTCTCCACTCCACTGCTGGCAGGACTGCCTGAGAAGGTGCAGAACTTCCTGGCCCGACAGGTGCCTTTCCCCTCACGTCTGGGCGACCCAGCTGAGTTTGCCCATCTCGTCACCTCCATCGCAGAGAACCCCATGCTGAACGGAGAGATAATTCGCTTGGATGGGGCCATCCGAATGCAGCCCTGA